The Aminivibrio sp. DNA segment GGAAGGGGAGCGGCTCGTGGGGCAGCTCGCGAAGCGGCAGGCCATCGTGAACGGTGACCGGACAGTTCTTTCCATAAAGAGGGAAATGGGAACGGACCACAAGGTGGAGATCGACGGGAAGAAGTACACGCCCCAGGAAATTTCCTCCATGATTCTTCAGAAACTGAAGCGTGATGCGGAGGACTACCTCGGCGAGCCCGTAACCAGGGCGGTGATCACCGTTCCCGCCTACTTCACAGACGCTCAGAGGCAGGCCACCAAGGACGCGGGATCCATCGCCGGCCTTGAGGTCCTCCGGATCATCAACGAGCCCACGGCGGCGTGCCTCGCCTACGGGGAAAACAAGCAGGGAGAGCACAAGATACTGGTGTTCGACCTTGGCGGCGGTACCTTCGACGTCTCCGTTCTCGACGTGGGCGAGGGCGTGTTCGAGGTGCTCGCCACGGCGGGAGACAACCGGCTGGGCGGCGACGACTGGGATATGCGCATCGTGAACTGGATGGTCGAGGAATTCAGGAAGAAGGAAGGCATCGACCTGAAGAACGACCGCATGGCCGTGCAGCGTCTCCGCGAGGCGGCCGAGAAGGCCAAGGTGGAGCTTTCCTCCATGCCGGAGACCACCATATCCCTGCCCTTCATCACCGCCAACGC contains these protein-coding regions:
- a CDS encoding Hsp70 family protein; this encodes MSKVVGIDLGTTNSCIAVQEGDVTTIIPNSEGSRTTPSVVAFTKEGERLVGQLAKRQAIVNGDRTVLSIKREMGTDHKVEIDGKKYTPQEISSMILQKLKRDAEDYLGEPVTRAVITVPAYFTDAQRQATKDAGSIAGLEVLRIINEPTAACLAYGENKQGEHKILVFDLGGGTFDVSVLDVGEGVFEVLATAGDNRLGGDDWDMRIVNWMVEEFRKKEGIDLKNDRMAVQRLREAAEKAKVELSSMPETTISLPFITANA